ATTTTTAGGGGAGTTTGTTGCTTGCTTATTTTAATATCTTTTTGTCTTTTCTTACCTGATTTATGATTTCTCTATGCCTCCTGCAGTTTGATAGATGCTCTCCCATCTTGGCCCATGCATGGACTCAACATCTTTCCAGGCTCAAGCTGCTGCTTGCGTGCAACCCTATCAGACACTCTTACCAATGGCTTCTTTGTTGCTGTTTTTCAGCGCCAGAAGAAAGAGAATGAGAGGTACTTATATATTCAGTGTATACTGAGGCAGAGAACAATAAAAAGGAGCAGTATTAGCTTGGATTTAAGAATGTGAGTTATATACTATGAAAATTATATTTCTGATGGCAGATATTTAATGAAAGTTGTCTCCTTGCAGCCATTTTCCAGACAAACCTGAGGAGAAGACACCTAGCTGTGATGTGGAAGTGACAACAAATGAGCTGGAGATAATACAAAATAATGGAACAGAAGCAGAGACTGAGCCGATGAAGATTACCCACAAAAGCAAGAGGAAAGTAAAGTCTCGCAAGAAGAAACAAAAGACTGACAAGCTCTAGTTAGAGAGACAATAATATTTTGCCTTCAGAGTTCCAAGAAGCCAGTAGCAGTGGTTACCTGCCTTTTATCACAGTTTTGTTCCTTTGCTGAATCCAACACTGAACTCCTGCAGTTGTGTAGCTACAGATGCTGGCTGCCTTGTGTAGTGAGAGCAGTTCCCATAACCAGAAATAATAACATGCTGCTTCTGTAACACTGGTCATAGATTTATTGATATCCATAGTGCATGTTGGAACTGTCAGGCCACTATACACGTACCAACAAACCCGAACAAAAACTGTATTCCATTGGTTCTTGATTGGGCATGCCTGACAATTAAATCTACTGGAGCCCTATATctgccattttatgtttttttgtttttttttagtagaatagCCGGATTCATAGCTGTTGGCCCAGATCAGCGCAAAAAAAGGAAGGCAACTATACCATGAAAGTTTACTAATATTATATCCGTCTGTTAAGCCCAAGGCCAAATTGTTAGATACTGTGaattatcagcccatgtatgactATGAACGCTGACAGCTCTAGGATTCCCACCTCAGCCTGCGTTAGTGAAGCAGTGTATTTGCACCTACAGAATCGCACACACAGatatcacttaaaggagaaggaaagctactaatGCGGTTTCTTCCCAATAGATTAGCGACAATGAGAAACCTAGAATGTAGAATGCTTTACTATacctaaacaaaaagtgaaagctTTTAGgtctgtttatttaagatagcagctggcaTATTAGCTTGGTGTGATGTCATTTCCTTCTTCTGCCTTTGTCTCTTGCTGCTGGCTCCTATTTCTCGGCTCAGATTacagagcaggagagaggagcaaactgcaCAGGCTCACAGCCATGCCCGGGAGGTTTAAGCTCAGAGAAGGAAATCTGATACTAAAGCCCATGTGTATACAATagaatgctgtgtttcttttgacagaggactctgaTCATTATTAGTGTGagtgtttattggtgtatttatatacaactttctggtaaagcttacttagttttaacctttttcttctcctttaaagccaagAGCTGGCAATGGTGCAATCCTGActatgaaaatttctgatgaaATTGTCTctacaacaaaaaacaaacatctgctGGGGCATAAGACTGTCTCCAGTGGTTTACAGCTATTGGGGAATTCTGGGGTTTCTATATTTTCCATAGAATAATTAATTCATGAGTCTGATGTCCTCTCCTAGACTTTTAATTtgcatattcctttttttttttttattattataaatatactaATTCCAGAACTTTACCCTTCTTATATATGTGTCTCCTTGACCTTTACAGGTACCTACTTATAAACCAGGTTTTACCCCAAAgctatttatacattttcttttttattttattcaggtAGTAGAATAACTACATAATAACTCCAGGAAAGCTGGGGTAGTGGGATGTAAATCTAACAACTGGCCCCTAATTGCTATAACCTTTGTGGGGATACCACGTAACTGTTCCAGTTTACATGTTTGTGACATTATATACTGGCATGCCTGTATTGTAAACAGTTCTAATTTGCTCCAATTTGGGGTGATTTTTTTCATACGTAATAGTAGTGCATCTTGCCTAAAGAAGAACTGATATTGATTAAGCTTTATACCAGTTATAATAGCCAGTAAACACATGCTGGGTGTTCTAGACAATTGgaatttgaaggagaaggaaaggtaaacactatggggcacatttactaatccacgaatccgaatcacgaatgggaaaaagtcttattggaaacgaaaatttcggaagatcgcaaatatcacgaaaatgcttacgaaaaaatcgtattagtcacgataatatcgtattggcgatccgaaagtcacaaaattttcgtaccgaacaattggaaacagcggtaaaacctttccgattttttcgtgcgagcgtccgaaaaagtcgtgcgagcgtccgaaaaagtcgtgcggacgcccgaaaaaatcggtaaaaatacgctcggagcgttcgtgcctttgtaaatgtgcccctaagtaagctttatcagaaaggtctatgtaaatacagccatgagctcttacagtaatgctgcactgagtcctctatcaaaagaaacacaggatttcttgtttccttttttgtaaacatgttcttagggaatcctctctcagaaaaagccTTAATTCCTGGGGTCAGAGTCTGTGTTCTttcctctttcccttctcctgctcccccctcccataagaattcataaaactcactccccccacccttaggaatgggTGATCTAAGCTATAGCAATAGTGTTCtcggtggcactaatgtgccaatctattggcagtaaaatgaatgAATGACTTTCCTTCTATTTTAAAGGGTCCTACATCTGAAAGAAaatagaattctaagcaactctccaatatgcattcattcaacattttttcatttacaatgaTTTATAgagttatatttaaaaatgatcaaCTTTCTCCCAATAAAAGAGCTCTCACAGAGGAGCGATTTTCCGGGAATGCATGAAAGATCTCCCTGAACGAAATGCAGAATTTAATGCAGCCGGTTTGCTTCATTGAGTTTGTAGTAACTCTCACAGGGAAGCATTGAAGGCAGGTGATACACATTGAGTTTCGTTCCACCTGCGTTTGATGCTTCGCTGCAGCAAAGTACCGGTAAGTGCAAAGTCATTGAAAAGTATAGGCTGAGTCTCTTCATTTGGTTCCTTGCTGTAGAACGCACGCAAGATTTACTGTAACAAGCCGCATAACGAAATCCACGTCTGTGAGAGCCCTAGTAGGACCTGGATATTTCAATAAGCTTTTATCATCTGGCTTgcaacactgtttcaggagtcagtcagcagtgcagaaaatacaaacagattAATTTCAGTTGAAATGGCATCTACAACCAAGAgctaaaccctaaatatgaatatagctagaaattctgtattttatactCTAAACTGACTGCAATAATTTAAAGATTCAggatctctatagtagtaatgatataggtctttacaatTGTCTTGGATTCTATTAGAACTGTCCAGGATAGTGCATATGCTCcttgtgctctgagcagctgttgagaagctgagcttaggggctgtCACAAATGATCTAACAGACAATGAgtctggcctgtcatataaactgatgctacaggtctggttattaaattctgatatatacagtatattgtgagtgggcccctaagctcaggtaagtgacagcagcacagagcatgtgcagggaatcagcagaaaagatgctGGGGAgcaactggggcatctttggaggcacagatcttccctgctaaagggctgtggttgccttgggctggtacagaagtccaaaacaaGGTGCAGCATTTCTTGTTTCTTTGTTTAGTTAagatttagttctcatttaaaccatGTATGAACTAgcattaaacaatttttttttcctaatacgCCCAATAAAAGTGAGAACTAAGATGATGATGGGCCTAGAAAATTGATCCCTTTACTGTTTTTGATGGTTTGCAGACAGTGAGGGTAAACTGGGAACACATTTCAGAAAATAAAGTAACTCTTGACAATGAAATTAAAAGTTTTATTTCACATGGGAATATGGATTGTGCACACATGTAGAAGTGGTGTGGTGTAAGCATGTCTGTTACAGTACATTGTGTCCTTGTGAGTCACCCAGGTCTTGGTTTCTGACATTTTTAGCCATACTGTAGAGAATACTTCCTAATTGGATGCTGCAGAGTAGTCCAAGCCCAGAGCGTTGGTAGCACCTCCAGTCTCTATGGTGTGCCATTTAtcctttaaataaattaataaatggaGTGTGGTTAGAGGCTTGGATACCAGCTCTGCTTTTCCTAGGTCACAATGCTCTTAAATGCATATAGACACATGCAGGGAAATGCCCAGAATagtaaactatataaatataatgtctTGACTACCAGCATGCtcacctaaggggcagatttatcaacattctgattttagtggttttagaggtttttggaaccACGAATGTCTCATcacttattaaaagatccaaattgaaagaGCAGAAACAAATTACAATGCAGAATACAAactaaaagaacacaaaaaccacattttttgtagtttttatgtttttagcaAATCTTTGTGGACATGTGTAGGACTGACCCACGTTTCCAGAATTTGACCAGTCAGATCCACTTCTTTACACACCCATCAATTGGTCACAGTCAGAGATATCTCTGCAACTACCAGGACTTGCGCCTGAGCACAATTACTCGTGCATGATCATGACTCAAAATGTCCTCCCCATTCCTATGGGAATATCTGTGGGCCTCTGGACAAATCATTTTCCATTACTACCCAGAAGTTAAGCCAGCTAcatttaataatgataatacaaCTTTTTCAGTCCTAAAATGAGTTTATCTAGGGCTCTTGGCATTTAATTGCTATGGTTTTGTAAACCATGTACCAACAAATGAGGGAGAAGTTACAGCCATGCTACCAGGCATGGAAACGTTGCAACCTTATAAACCCCCAGTCCATGTTTTGGAAGGTCATTGTATAGCCTTCAGCAAATACCTGTGGGTTTAATCATAATAATGGATTCAGAGCAATCACCGCTGCAGATGTTTTTCCAGTTGATATAGCCTTTGGCATTTAAGAGGACCAGCTGGCAGTTGTCATACCACCAGCCCCCATAGCTTGCAGCACAGTGTGAGGCACTTCGGTCCTGATCTTTGTCCTTTGCAGAGAACTTCATGTTATCATGAATATTGTTTGAATCGAAGGTTGAAAGATAGTCCCCAGCTGTACCCGAGAACCTCCCTAAACGTAGACTATATCCATTAGCTTCTGTATCAAGGCTAAATATATCATAGTCGGCATGCCACTCTTTATCTGTTTTGTCCTTCAGCAGGAAACGCACCATGTAGGTTCTTTGAGAAGTCAGCAAGTGGATATACTCATTGCCTAACCAATACTCCTTCAGTACATTTCCAAAGCCATATTTATAGGTGGTCCAAGATTCATGCCAAGTGATTTCTGTTTTAATGGAATTCCTCTGCACCACGGTCCAGCTATTCCCTTCTGTGTCCACATGGCAGTAGACAACTAGTGGGGGGGAAGACTCTGGCTTAATCACATACACACCACTTGGGCTGTCTCTGGGGAGTTTGTCACAATCCATTGGGAAATCTACAAAATACAGACAATACAGATTACTGATATTTAGTAATATTTTTAGTAAATTCAGTTAATTAGTTTGACTGAATAGCATGTGTCTGTGTATAGATTACTGAAAGAGAGTGATGTTGGAAAAATATCTTTAAATCTTTCATTTAGAAACTACAAAATAACTATTTTTCTGACTACATATTTTCTGGTAAACCAAAGCCTATCAAATTACAGCCACATGAGACTAAAGGTTGCCATTAAAGTGCCAAACTGGCACTGGCCTGTCATTATTAAGAATAGTATCCTCAGGAACCTCAACCTATTACCCTGATTTAGAGGCATGGCTTAGCAATATAGCCAAACTCACCAAGGTCCCTAAAAACCATGTAGCTTTGGGTGGGAGATGGAACCACTTGCTCACTTGGCATTGGATTGGGTAcattaaaaaagcatattttttaagAGTCTTATAGAAGTTTTCTCTCTAAGAGCAATGACACAATAGACTGtttgttaattaattaattaattaattgtgtAATTAAGCAAAAATGTGGAAGAAGGCATATTCACCAAAGCTTTTTACATGCCTTACGTACCCATATATTGGCAAGGATTACAAAATCAGACCATTCAAGAGAATACCATGCAAGATGCCCATGGTAGTTTATGTTATCAAATGTCCATGCAGACTACTCTATTGTGGCAAAACAGTCAGACAATTAAAGCAAAGGATAGGCATGCACCGAACAAGCTTCAGGGTGGCTTTGGATCCTGAAAGAACCTAAAAAACAGGTGAAAAAAACAGGACATTACCCAGCAATCAGTTGCAAAACACTGGGCGGAGGGCGACATTATGTGTCAGCTTTTCGGTTCATGCCAATCGAACAAGTGGAGGTTCATTTAAGGAGTGGTGATGTAGAAAAAATCCTTTTGAGGAGTGAGGCCTTTTGGATACATTAAATTGTGTAAGTCTAATTGCCCCTTTTAAACCTTTTAAatttaagttgtttttttaacCTATATTATTGCAGTTACAGAGAGGTTTAAATAGGGGTTAGAACAGGATAACGGTGAGTAGATTGTTCTAAGGATTTTCTTTAGGATTATTTTGCAgtgatatttatgtatattatgtatctAGGGGGgtttatacaaaatattttcttttctctaCAGGATTTTTATTGAATGGATTTTAAAAGGACACTGTAAGGTACACTGGGGACACCTGCTGGTGAGCTtgaagtatacatttttattgataggtttagtgcattatttattgtcatattatggttaaattatttcacttttgtaattaatttattttgaTCACTATTTATCAGAACATACTTTGAGTTTTTGAAAGCGTGCACTATTAATATAACTATTATATGGGGGAAACACTGGTATTGGTGTATCCTAATTTAGCTATTAACACTACATTTAGATTGGATAATCATATAATTGTTCTGTGATGCTGGTtgggcacttttttttattgtgtttgtatgTTTAAACACTACTGTACTATCCTTAAAAAAGGTCCTGGTGAGAAGCAAAACATTAGAGTATTCTGTACAATGTGTCTACAATAAAGTTGTGAAGATTTTTATAGAGTGGGCTGGTctgtaaataattttatatttatatatatatatatatatatatatatacacattgtaatGTCGTTGATAAAAAGAAAATGCTGACCTATCTGTATccatatatataacaaaatacagAGCCACGAATATCctgtacattttattattataaatgatgcttaatgATGCTTAGTGAATGTTGTACCCACTGTtataaatatgaggatattaataTTAAAAGGCACCTtgcagttccatgacctgtataaaagttttTATATGCTTaaagaactccttggtgacttacaatatccttataCCTATAGGGGTAAATTATTCACTATGTCtttctatttatcatctatctatctatctatctatctatcatctatcatctatcatctatcatctatcatctatcatctatctatctatcatctatcatctatctatctgtgccAGCTGAATGTATTTTTTGGTCCAGGTATTACTCAGGTGTTTTGGTCACAGTATTTTTTCCTAAGAGGCTATACCAACTAGCcattaaattaaacaaaatacaCTGGCTTCTCTGGGTATCATAGTAACATAAAACTGCCCAACACTGTTTTATGTTATCAAAAAGGAGACAATTGATAAAATATTGTGCTGTTAGTACCCCTTTTATATGAACAGTGCTGGTTCAGTTATACACATGCTCACGTTTTTGAAAGTGTCCATTTTCTTCATCAGCTGCCACAATCGTATACGCAATGCAGGCTGCTAGTACCCAGGTGACTGTCATAAACCGAGGACCTGAAATGAAATCAGTGGAAAGCAGGTATAAGAATTGAGTGAAAAAGTCAGAGGAAGAAGAAGTTACAATATAGAGAAACAGCTTATTTTTCTTGTCAGAGTTTATTATTGGCATTGCAGTGGAGCTACTAAATCATTATTATGGCTATTATACTGGAAATAGTTGCTTCTGTTTTAAAACCTTACCCATAGTCTGTTTCTGAAAATAATACGTGAACATAGTAAGTATTCAATATATACAAGGTCCCGATCCTCCTCCTGTCCTGTTTATTCACACAACACACCCAGATTTCATATTTCACAACTCATATTCGATTATCAGCAAATAAACAATTGCAAAGTCCACTGGCCTGTTATTATTTTATCCAAGGTCTTTGATATCAGTTTTACAACTCATATTGGATTATCAGCAAACAACAATTGCAAAATCCACTAGCTTGTTATTATTTTATCCAAGGTCCTTGATATCAGT
This sequence is a window from Xenopus tropicalis strain Nigerian chromosome 2, UCB_Xtro_10.0, whole genome shotgun sequence. Protein-coding genes within it:
- the LOC100487773 gene encoding fibrinogen-like protein 1-like protein isoform X2 yields the protein MFTYYFQKQTMGPRFMTVTWVLAACIAYTIVAADEENGHFQKHFPMDCDKLPRDSPSGVYVIKPESSPPLVVYCHVDTEGNSWTVVQRNSIKTEITWHESWTTYKYGFGNVLKEYWLGNEYIHLLTSQRTYMVRFLLKDKTDKEWHADYDIFSLDTEANGYSLRLGRFSGTAGDYLSTFDSNNIHDNMKFSAKDKDQDRSASHCAASYGGWWYDNCQLVLLNAKGYINWKNICSGDCSESIIMIKPTGIC
- the LOC100487773 gene encoding fibrinogen-like protein 1-like protein isoform X1 → MPIINSDKKNKLFLYIVTSSSSDFFTQFLYLLSTDFISGPRFMTVTWVLAACIAYTIVAADEENGHFQKHFPMDCDKLPRDSPSGVYVIKPESSPPLVVYCHVDTEGNSWTVVQRNSIKTEITWHESWTTYKYGFGNVLKEYWLGNEYIHLLTSQRTYMVRFLLKDKTDKEWHADYDIFSLDTEANGYSLRLGRFSGTAGDYLSTFDSNNIHDNMKFSAKDKDQDRSASHCAASYGGWWYDNCQLVLLNAKGYINWKNICSGDCSESIIMIKPTGIC
- the LOC100487773 gene encoding fibrinogen-like protein 1-like protein isoform X3, with product MDFPMDCDKLPRDSPSGVYVIKPESSPPLVVYCHVDTEGNSWTVVQRNSIKTEITWHESWTTYKYGFGNVLKEYWLGNEYIHLLTSQRTYMVRFLLKDKTDKEWHADYDIFSLDTEANGYSLRLGRFSGTAGDYLSTFDSNNIHDNMKFSAKDKDQDRSASHCAASYGGWWYDNCQLVLLNAKGYINWKNICSGDCSESIIMIKPTGIC